AATGGACAGGCTCGGCGACTTCTGCACGATCCAGCAGCTGACGGCGGTGTCGTCCACCTGCCGGAAGTAGTTCTCCGTCGGCAGGTCCATGTCGCCGCCGTCGAAGTGCAACACCATGGACGGGAAGACGGCGCCGGACGTCTGGAAGCAGACATCGTACCCATCCGTGCCCGGGACCCTCGTGAGGTTCGTCGTCTGCGACAGGAGCGCCGCCTTGGCCAGCGTGTACGCCGGCTCCGCGAGGAACGCCACCGTGGTGCCGGAGTCGAAGATGATGCCGCTCCTTCCGGTTCCGGGCGTCGTCGCGGCGCCGATCGAGATACTCTCCAGGTTCACGCTGTAGTAGGTGGATGTCTGCAGGAGCGGCGTCGACTGGACACCGGCGCCCGTCAGGGCGCCGGAGCCGAACAGGAGCGGGCTCGTCTTGGCGGCGTCGCTGGTGAGGCAGTAGGAGAAGGCGCCGACCTTGAGCTGCGAGACGAGGGACAGCGGCCCGCTGCCGAGGCCGACGAGGCCGGAGCCCGAGCCGTACCCGCCCTCCGACATGGTGGTGCAGCCGAAGCCGATGCCTGGAACGGCGTCGCTGCCGAGCGTGAAGGTCTCGCTCCCCAGGTAGCCTTGTGTGTAGTGGTGCGGATCACTGGCAAGGCCGTAGGAGTACTTGTAGTCGCACTCGGCGCCACCGGCGCTGCACTGGGACGACGGCAGGTCTCTGCAGAGGCTGCTGGAGCAGGGCAGCTTGGAGAAAGACGACGACTTGTTTGAGTAGTAGGAAGGGGAGCCTTGTGGCACGCACCGCATGCACGCGCCGCACTTGGCCCAGATGAGGTCGCTGCCGGTGTCCGCGAGGGCCGACAACTGCTGCGGTGGCGTGCCGATGGAGAAGGTCATGTcgtacgcgccgccgccgctgtcaaGCTGGAGCGGGGTCTGCGCAGTCCCTGAGGCAGCGTCAAGCCGGGCGGCGAGCATGGACAGCCGCTCGTGGGACTTGTGCGCGGCCCGCGTTAAGTTGATGGCCGGCTCGGTGCGGGTCATGGTGGCACGGAAGCCTCTTTGTTCCGCGAAGGCCGGAGGAGCGGCGAGGAGGAAGGTGATCGCAACAACGAGCATGGATGGCCTTGCCGCCATTTCTTGAGTTTGAAGGATTTCTTACGTGCTGTAAGAGGTCTAGGCACGAGTAATATATACAAATACAAGAGGTCCACGACGCGCCAATTGTGTGCAATTGTACTTTACACAAAAAAGATCGTACGCCAAGCGTGTTACCCACGGCATTTTGAaagagaaatgctatacaacatatATGTGTTTTAGAgagaaaaaaacacatggatttttttctCTTTGCTTTGGCTGAAGTCTGTTACTTTGGCTGGCTGCGCGTGCGTGGAAATAGTCCCTGTGGGCTGACGCCTGACGGAGAAAAAAATTAAGACCCTCTGACGGAGCTAGGAGCTTTCACATGACGGCACCAGCAGGTACCttatttgttatttgtctttctatagaaaaaaaattgtttcttgtgatctatgatcttgtgatttgtgattgacTGGAGGTAGATGAAGACTGGATGTAGAAGGaggatggaggctgttggatcttaattctatggtacaaaaaaatttatgtgttgaaactatataaaacacatggttgttgggtaGACAGACTCTTTTGAAAACGAGATATAGGAGCCGTATGGATGGATGATGCGTGACCATGCTTCTAGATTCAAGATGTCCGATTTTAAATTTCTGGGATCAGAATCTATTTGTGTGGCAGATAGGACTTATTTGGGTTAATGTCCGGGCAAAGTTGCTGTAAATACAAGGTTGATATTTGCCTTTGCGTGTCaagttgtgatgagtgattgtcaggaGAGATGATCAAGGCTTTGATTGAGTTTTGAGACTAACcattgtgtgagtgtgtgtgccaCATGTCTTTTGGCTGTGTTGGTGTGGAGCACAAAGACGGTCGACGGACATGGAGAAGGTCGAGTTGAGACATGCCATGCTGATAGACTGGGAATGGTGAAGGACGGGTGTggggcttggaccgagggaccaagATGGCCGAAAGACTAATTGTGGGTGGCCGATACTTGTCGACATCGACGAGTGAGAGTACTTGCGGAGGAGTATTATCCGTGTTGACCAAGTTAAGATCATGGAGGAGGCGTAGCGAATACGCTTCTCTAGGTAGTTTGGTGGTTTAGGCCTTAAAACCACCGACGCTTGGTTTTTTGGCTTTAAGCCTCTAAACCCAGTTGGAATTCTGGCAGGAATGGGAGGAGGCCTGTGGTGTCATCACGAAGCTTGCGCCGAGGCGAAGCAAATTCATGAAGAGCTAGTGGCCGTCGGATGATTGGATCTCAAGTTGGACCATTTTGCCCATAGGGTTAAACCAGCCCCTCCAACTTTAGGTTTCCTAGTCTTTAGTTTTCAGCTTTCTAGTCCAGTCTTGAGAGAGATCCGCAGAGGAGAGCCTGAGTCCCTATGTCTGTATAAACCTTCATCTGTATAACTTAGCAAAGGACCTGACCTCGTTTTAAGTGGGAAATCAAGCAATCTTTCATATGAAATTTGTGGTAAGTTCTtgtgttgaaatcaatttggtcTTTCCCTTTCCCTATCCCTTCTCTTCTCCGCTTTGATGGATTTTGAGTTCCTGTGATTTTGGCAATGTTATGAGTGGATGGATTCGTGACAGGACCTCTAAGGAACATCTATGCCAAGTGGTTTGGGCATATTTCTCAAGAGCAAATAGATCCACCACTTCGAAGAAAATTTGACAAAACACCCTA
This sequence is a window from Miscanthus floridulus cultivar M001 chromosome 10, ASM1932011v1, whole genome shotgun sequence. Protein-coding genes within it:
- the LOC136484781 gene encoding aspartic proteinase nepenthesin-1-like; this encodes MAARPSMLVVAITFLLAAPPAFAEQRGFRATMTRTEPAINLTRAAHKSHERLSMLAARLDAASGTAQTPLQLDSGGGAYDMTFSIGTPPQQLSALADTGSDLIWAKCGACMRCVPQGSPSYYSNKSSSFSKLPCSSSLCRDLPSSQCSAGGAECDYKYSYGLASDPHHYTQGYLGSETFTLGSDAVPGIGFGCTTMSEGGYGSGSGLVGLGSGPLSLVSQLKVGAFSYCLTSDAAKTSPLLFGSGALTGAGVQSTPLLQTSTYYSVNLESISIGAATTPGTGRSGIIFDSGTTVAFLAEPAYTLAKAALLSQTTNLTRVPGTDGYDVCFQTSGAVFPSMVLHFDGGDMDLPTENYFRQVDDTAVSCWIVQKSPSLSIVGNIMQINFHIRYDVEKSMLSFQPANCDSF